A single genomic interval of Spirosoma taeanense harbors:
- a CDS encoding TonB-dependent receptor yields the protein MFCLSTRYAIIALFITFVSLFNCVLAEDGDAPTGSVRGRVNTSDGKPAPYVTISLKGSNKGTLSTEDGSYVLRHLPEGQHVIVATFVGLQPQEQVVTIVVGQAMQVNFELTETARQLNEVQVRGARSDNQKPVSLGKIAIRPMDLPQAVAVVEREVLERQQTLRLSDVLMNTNGVYIMGTSGGTQEEIAGRGFAFNSSNTFKNGARFNNAAMPEISALERVEVLKGSSAILFGNVAAGGIINLVTKKPQFQSGGSASLRLGSFGFVKPSVDVYGGIGKGERVAYRLNTTYEQSNSFRDEVKSKRFYVNPSLLFKLGNKTDLLVEGDYLNDNRTADFGTGAVNYVVADIPRSRFLGVSWGYNRIEQRSLSATLTHQLNQNWQIRALGSAQKFDSDLFATQRPNGAGQFIKADGTWIRGLQRTRVDETYWIGQVDLTGQLTTGSIKHMLLIGADADQYRTNTTAFNPLTPYDTINIYNLSKYRQRTDIPTLSARTLTQSPINRAGVYAQDLISFSEKIKLLAGLRWSYQQTGSNVLTYADKKTTSATAFDDAVTPRLGLVYQPVPTTSLFVSYANSFALNTGVDVSGNALPPSFINQYEAGIKNDLFNGFLSANVTAYKIVNSNLAQTSLANGNTNSNIKELAGEVTSRGIEVDLKSKQVGGFSFIGGYSYNQTKYTKSNTYVVGSLLRYNPNHTANASVYYAIQREGWAKGLNLGLTAFYMGERVAGRSTRVTVNNDTYRLMPIPAFTQLDASVGYSLPRISIRAKVSNLLNVLSYQVHDDNSVNPIAPRMFSTTIFYRW from the coding sequence ATGTTCTGTCTCTCTACACGGTACGCTATTATCGCTCTTTTCATAACTTTCGTTTCGCTTTTTAACTGTGTTCTGGCTGAAGATGGCGACGCGCCAACAGGTTCAGTCCGGGGACGGGTGAACACAAGCGATGGCAAGCCTGCTCCTTACGTTACTATCTCGCTGAAAGGCAGCAATAAAGGCACCCTTTCGACCGAAGATGGCAGCTATGTGCTGCGGCATCTACCCGAGGGGCAACACGTTATCGTCGCTACGTTCGTTGGATTGCAGCCCCAGGAACAAGTTGTAACAATAGTCGTTGGCCAGGCAATGCAGGTGAATTTTGAACTAACCGAAACGGCCCGCCAGCTGAACGAAGTACAGGTTCGGGGCGCCCGGAGCGATAATCAGAAGCCGGTCAGTCTGGGCAAAATAGCCATCCGACCGATGGATTTACCACAGGCTGTCGCCGTTGTAGAGCGCGAGGTGCTGGAGCGTCAGCAGACACTTCGGTTGAGCGATGTGCTGATGAATACGAATGGAGTTTACATCATGGGCACGTCAGGTGGTACACAGGAGGAAATTGCGGGGCGTGGGTTTGCTTTCAATAGCAGCAATACTTTTAAGAACGGCGCTCGTTTCAACAATGCCGCCATGCCTGAGATCAGCGCCCTCGAACGCGTTGAGGTCCTGAAAGGCAGCAGTGCCATTCTGTTCGGAAACGTGGCGGCTGGTGGCATCATTAACCTGGTTACCAAAAAACCGCAGTTTCAGTCGGGTGGCTCGGCGTCGCTGCGGCTGGGCAGTTTTGGCTTTGTTAAGCCGTCGGTCGACGTGTATGGCGGAATTGGCAAAGGAGAGCGCGTGGCTTACCGGCTCAACACCACTTACGAGCAGAGCAACAGCTTCCGCGATGAGGTGAAAAGCAAGCGGTTTTACGTCAACCCGTCGCTGCTGTTCAAACTGGGCAACAAAACAGACCTGCTCGTTGAGGGCGATTATCTGAATGACAACCGCACGGCCGATTTCGGTACGGGTGCCGTCAACTACGTAGTGGCCGACATCCCGCGCAGCCGGTTCCTAGGTGTATCCTGGGGCTACAACCGCATTGAACAACGCAGCCTGTCGGCTACGCTGACGCACCAGCTGAATCAGAACTGGCAGATCCGGGCGCTCGGCTCCGCGCAGAAGTTCGACAGTGACTTGTTTGCAACGCAGCGGCCAAATGGCGCCGGGCAGTTCATCAAAGCTGACGGTACCTGGATTCGGGGCCTGCAACGCACGCGGGTTGATGAGACGTACTGGATTGGGCAGGTAGATCTGACGGGTCAACTGACGACCGGTTCGATCAAGCATATGCTGCTGATTGGTGCCGATGCCGATCAATACCGTACCAACACCACAGCGTTCAACCCGCTGACGCCTTACGATACCATTAACATTTATAATCTGTCGAAGTATCGCCAGCGTACCGACATTCCGACGCTTTCGGCCCGCACTCTTACCCAGTCGCCCATCAACCGGGCGGGCGTGTATGCGCAGGATCTGATTTCGTTCTCGGAGAAGATTAAACTGCTGGCGGGTCTGCGCTGGAGCTATCAGCAAACGGGCAGTAACGTACTGACCTACGCCGATAAGAAAACCACCTCGGCCACCGCTTTCGACGACGCGGTAACACCCCGCCTGGGTCTGGTGTATCAGCCCGTACCAACCACTTCGCTGTTTGTGAGTTATGCGAATTCGTTTGCGCTCAATACGGGTGTTGACGTGTCTGGAAACGCCCTGCCGCCTTCGTTTATTAATCAGTATGAAGCCGGTATCAAGAACGATCTCTTCAACGGGTTCCTATCGGCCAACGTAACGGCCTACAAGATTGTGAACAGCAACCTGGCCCAGACGAGCCTGGCGAATGGAAACACAAACAGCAACATTAAGGAACTGGCGGGCGAGGTAACGAGCCGGGGTATTGAAGTGGATTTGAAAAGCAAGCAGGTGGGCGGCTTCTCGTTCATTGGCGGCTATAGCTACAACCAGACCAAATACACGAAGAGCAACACGTACGTTGTGGGTAGCCTGCTGCGCTATAACCCGAATCATACAGCTAACGCGAGCGTCTACTACGCCATTCAGCGGGAAGGCTGGGCAAAAGGCCTAAACCTTGGGCTGACGGCCTTCTATATGGGTGAGCGCGTTGCTGGCCGCTCAACGCGGGTTACGGTGAACAACGACACCTATCGCCTGATGCCGATCCCGGCCTTTACGCAACTCGATGCGTCGGTTGGCTACTCACTGCCCCGCATCTCGATTCGGGCGAAGGTTTCTAACCTGCTTAACGTACTGAGCTATCAGGTGCACGACGACAACAGCGTGAATCCCATTGCTCCCCGGATGTTTTCAACGACCATTTTCTATCGCTGGTAA
- a CDS encoding D-alanine--D-alanine ligase family protein: MKIGIFFGGPAREREVSFAGGRTALANLDKGLFEPVLVFVDGRGRFRLVQPEFLLAPSLRDALPQDESGFSVYDESLDVNRLDAILPELRPEHFREHFDLAFLAMHGPDCEDGAIQGLLEWYKMPYTGPGLVGSAVGINKILQNELIALANGQQKKTATINLDAYERADKAQFFQSLTEHLGLPIVVKAPHQGSSIGVAIVREADLTRFCRAVEQCFFTMSVQPDGWSKLSEWADLTTDEKRELAQTMVSLDSGISFPVVIQQTGEIIRHPAQLVQTLDALQGQAITLASLNAEDEVLFEEFISGQEFSCGVIQDDDQMAIALPPTEIYNAESFDFQTKYKTNVAKKRIPVETSLENNRKIQLAVAEVFTKLGINVYSRIDGFLTPDRDGEPGRVLLHDPNTIPGMSPSSLIFKQMAEIGLNLANSLTYLIRQSLRERIRTGKDTFHLKRLLADLDARLADRKANPLPERVISFGSSDEEFAAAKQQYNELAASGTVRPSLMYIKSKQESHEIPVHLLFKETIDELELALSQPRHPLLIETAERARHITERYV, translated from the coding sequence GTGAAAATAGGCATTTTTTTCGGGGGTCCGGCGCGGGAGCGCGAGGTGTCGTTTGCGGGTGGCCGCACGGCGTTAGCTAATTTGGACAAAGGCTTGTTTGAGCCCGTCCTGGTATTTGTTGACGGACGCGGTCGGTTTCGGCTCGTTCAGCCCGAGTTTTTACTGGCTCCTTCCCTGCGCGACGCCCTGCCTCAGGACGAATCCGGGTTTTCGGTGTATGACGAATCGCTCGACGTCAACCGGCTCGACGCCATCCTGCCCGAACTGCGCCCCGAACACTTCCGCGAGCATTTCGATCTGGCGTTTCTGGCGATGCACGGCCCCGACTGCGAAGACGGCGCTATTCAGGGCCTGCTGGAGTGGTATAAAATGCCCTACACCGGGCCGGGACTGGTTGGTTCGGCGGTTGGTATCAATAAAATCCTGCAGAACGAGCTGATTGCCCTGGCGAATGGCCAGCAGAAGAAAACTGCCACCATCAATCTGGACGCTTACGAACGGGCCGACAAAGCGCAGTTCTTTCAATCACTAACCGAGCATCTGGGCCTGCCAATTGTAGTTAAAGCTCCGCACCAGGGGTCCAGCATTGGTGTAGCCATAGTGCGCGAAGCCGACCTGACCAGGTTTTGCCGCGCCGTAGAGCAGTGCTTTTTTACGATGAGCGTTCAACCCGACGGCTGGAGCAAACTCAGCGAATGGGCCGACCTGACGACGGATGAAAAACGCGAACTGGCGCAGACAATGGTTAGTCTGGATTCGGGTATCAGCTTTCCGGTTGTTATTCAGCAAACGGGTGAGATTATCCGGCATCCGGCTCAATTGGTCCAGACTCTGGACGCGCTGCAAGGACAGGCTATTACGCTGGCTTCGCTCAATGCCGAAGATGAAGTGCTGTTTGAAGAATTCATCAGCGGACAGGAGTTTTCGTGCGGTGTTATTCAGGACGACGATCAGATGGCGATAGCCCTGCCGCCCACCGAAATCTATAATGCCGAGTCGTTCGATTTTCAGACGAAGTACAAAACGAATGTAGCCAAAAAGCGGATTCCGGTCGAGACCAGTCTGGAGAACAACCGGAAGATTCAGCTCGCGGTTGCCGAAGTGTTCACCAAATTGGGCATCAACGTTTATTCCCGCATTGACGGTTTTCTGACGCCCGACCGCGACGGCGAACCGGGGCGGGTTCTGCTCCACGATCCGAATACCATACCCGGCATGTCGCCCTCGTCATTGATCTTTAAACAGATGGCCGAAATTGGCCTGAACCTGGCGAACTCGCTGACGTACCTCATTCGTCAGTCGCTGCGCGAACGGATTCGGACGGGTAAAGACACGTTCCACCTCAAGCGTCTGCTCGCCGACCTCGACGCGCGGCTCGCCGACCGAAAGGCCAATCCGTTGCCGGAACGGGTTATTTCATTCGGATCGAGCGATGAAGAGTTTGCGGCAGCCAAGCAGCAGTACAACGAACTGGCGGCTTCGGGCACAGTCCGGCCATCGTTGATGTATATCAAGAGCAAACAGGAGTCGCACGAGATTCCGGTTCATCTGCTTTTTAAAGAAACGATTGATGAGCTGGAACTGGCGCTTAGCCAGCCGCGCCACCCGCTGCTGATTGAAACCGCCGAACGCGCCCGACATATTACCGAGCGTTACGTATAA
- a CDS encoding NifU family protein translates to METAVKNDQLITQIERALDSMRPYLAADGGNVKVLEVTDDKTVRLELMGSCGSCPMSAMTFKGGLEEAILRAVPEIKKVEAVNITPAF, encoded by the coding sequence ATGGAAACGGCAGTAAAGAACGACCAATTGATTACCCAAATTGAGCGGGCACTCGACAGCATGCGACCGTATCTGGCGGCTGACGGCGGCAACGTGAAAGTGCTGGAAGTGACCGACGATAAAACGGTTCGGCTTGAACTCATGGGTTCGTGCGGTTCGTGCCCCATGTCGGCGATGACATTTAAAGGCGGCCTTGAAGAGGCTATTTTACGAGCCGTACCCGAAATCAAAAAAGTAGAGGCCGTTAATATTACGCCCGCATTTTAG
- a CDS encoding Mrp/NBP35 family ATP-binding protein has product MSDYRLHKDTVLRALSTVEEPDLKRDIVSLNMVKDITLGISSVRFTVVLTTPACPLKEVIRKRCEDAIHTHIGADIQVTIDMTSDVTSTRSNAPTLPGVKNIIAVSSGKGGVGKSTVTANLAIALHKSGAKVGIIDADIYGPSMPTMFGAEDIQPRIFQVDGQTKMEPVQQYGIKFLSMGLLVAPGQAIIWRGTMAGRALQQFFSDADWGELDYLLIDLPPGTGDIHLTLVQTVPVTGAIIVTTPQKVALADATKGLAMFRQPQINVPVLGVIENMSYFTPAELPDHQYFIFGKGGGKLLADQFDVPLLGQIPLVQSIREAGDEGRPAISVGEPVASEAFRATAEALAQQVAIRNATVDQTKRVEVA; this is encoded by the coding sequence ATGTCTGATTACCGTTTACATAAAGATACCGTTTTGCGGGCATTGAGCACCGTTGAGGAGCCGGATCTGAAGCGTGATATTGTTTCGCTGAACATGGTGAAAGATATTACGCTGGGCATTAGCTCCGTTCGGTTTACGGTGGTGCTGACCACACCAGCCTGCCCGCTCAAAGAAGTGATCCGGAAGCGCTGTGAAGACGCGATTCATACGCACATTGGCGCCGACATCCAGGTTACGATTGATATGACCTCGGACGTAACGTCTACACGGTCGAACGCGCCGACGCTGCCGGGGGTCAAAAATATCATTGCTGTTTCGTCGGGGAAAGGTGGCGTTGGTAAATCGACGGTAACGGCGAATCTGGCTATTGCGCTGCATAAATCAGGCGCTAAGGTTGGTATCATCGACGCCGATATTTACGGGCCGTCTATGCCTACCATGTTCGGTGCCGAAGACATTCAGCCGCGCATTTTTCAGGTTGACGGCCAGACCAAAATGGAGCCGGTTCAGCAGTATGGCATCAAGTTTCTGTCAATGGGTCTGCTGGTTGCCCCGGGCCAGGCTATCATCTGGCGAGGGACGATGGCTGGGCGCGCCTTACAGCAATTCTTTTCCGATGCTGACTGGGGCGAACTGGATTACCTGCTCATAGACCTGCCACCAGGCACGGGCGACATTCACCTGACGCTGGTACAGACCGTACCGGTTACGGGTGCCATCATTGTTACAACGCCCCAGAAGGTTGCCCTGGCCGATGCAACAAAGGGTCTGGCAATGTTCCGGCAGCCGCAGATTAATGTGCCGGTGCTGGGCGTTATCGAAAATATGTCGTACTTCACGCCTGCTGAACTCCCCGACCACCAGTATTTTATTTTTGGTAAAGGTGGTGGCAAGCTATTGGCAGATCAGTTTGACGTACCGCTCTTAGGCCAGATTCCGCTAGTGCAGAGCATTCGGGAAGCGGGCGACGAAGGGCGGCCGGCCATCAGCGTTGGCGAACCCGTAGCCAGCGAAGCGTTCCGGGCTACGGCCGAAGCGCTGGCTCAGCAGGTAGCAATTCGCAATGCAACCGTTGATCAGACAAAGCGCGTAGAAGTTGCATAA
- a CDS encoding GSCFA domain-containing protein, whose amino-acid sequence MQFHTELSPESLPHRLSLKSRIVTVGSCFADVIGQRLSDHKLNVLNNPFGTIFNPVSVAKLLTMSLYGTAPDENRYVERDGIWFHYDFHSSLWAPSRDDLRDLLLKRLAETADAIRKADFLFLTLGSAVVYRHIETGKVVANCHKMPGSLFEKYLYQYEYLLDDLKRLVKTLHKANPKLKLLLTVSPVRHTRDTLPLNSVSKSTLRVLAHELTVWNDWVSYFPAYELMIDDLRDYRFYEADLIHPNAQAHDYIFEKFADSAFDAELRGFVTEWATLSKSMAHRPLYGETSPAHRQFLTRLATQLEQLAKRVDVTAELTEVRDRLKFQEQDESKTKVLA is encoded by the coding sequence ATGCAATTTCATACGGAATTATCGCCCGAGTCCCTTCCCCACCGCTTGAGTTTAAAAAGCCGGATTGTAACGGTTGGTTCCTGCTTTGCTGACGTAATCGGCCAGCGGCTGTCCGACCATAAGCTGAACGTGCTGAACAATCCTTTCGGGACTATTTTTAACCCGGTGTCTGTTGCCAAGCTGCTGACTATGTCGCTTTACGGGACTGCCCCCGACGAAAATCGTTACGTTGAACGCGATGGCATCTGGTTTCATTACGACTTTCATTCGTCGCTCTGGGCACCCAGCCGCGACGATCTGCGGGATTTGCTGCTGAAACGGCTGGCAGAAACCGCCGATGCTATCCGCAAGGCCGACTTTCTTTTTCTGACCCTCGGTTCGGCCGTGGTGTACCGGCATATTGAAACGGGCAAAGTAGTGGCCAACTGCCACAAGATGCCTGGCTCGCTGTTTGAGAAATATTTATATCAATATGAGTATCTGCTCGACGATCTGAAGCGGCTGGTCAAGACGCTGCACAAGGCAAACCCGAAGCTGAAACTTCTGCTGACGGTTAGCCCCGTTCGGCACACGCGCGATACCTTGCCGCTTAACTCGGTGAGCAAGTCAACGCTGCGGGTTTTGGCCCACGAGCTGACCGTCTGGAACGACTGGGTATCGTATTTCCCGGCTTACGAACTGATGATAGACGATTTGCGCGACTATCGTTTCTATGAAGCCGACCTGATTCATCCCAATGCGCAGGCGCACGACTATATTTTTGAAAAGTTTGCGGATAGCGCGTTTGATGCCGAACTTCGTGGCTTCGTAACAGAGTGGGCAACCCTAAGCAAATCAATGGCCCACCGCCCCCTCTATGGCGAAACCAGTCCGGCCCATCGGCAGTTTCTGACCCGGTTAGCTACGCAGTTAGAGCAGTTAGCCAAACGCGTTGACGTAACGGCGGAACTGACGGAGGTTCGTGACCGTTTGAAATTTCAGGAGCAGGATGAATCCAAAACCAAAGTACTGGCATAA